The proteins below are encoded in one region of Polynucleobacter sp. AP-Nino-20-G2:
- the hemH gene encoding ferrochelatase — translation MNQNPHLRTSKTAVLLLNLGTPSAPTPKAVRAYLKEFLSDPRVVEIPRIIWWCILNGIILPIRSSASAKKYASIWLPKLGSPLMHYSRLQAKELGEKFANQGQVVLVDLAMRYGQPSTQHALEALQSQGMERLLLLPLYPQYSATTTASSFDEVFRVLGTWRNQPELRLIKYYHDHPAYIAALRDQVLSAWDQDGRPDFSQGDRLVMSFHGLPKRNLMKGDPYHCECLKTGRLLGESLGLDPSQYLVTFQSRFGKAEWLKPYTAPTIEKLAKEGCKRIDIFCPGFPADCLETLEEIAMEAREIFLEHGGKDYRYIPCLNSNPRWIEAMYEIAQEHLSGWPLGIESEADLAERDRRAELVKARIA, via the coding sequence TTGAATCAAAATCCCCACTTACGTACAAGCAAGACAGCGGTACTGCTCTTGAATTTAGGCACTCCATCTGCGCCAACACCAAAAGCGGTTAGGGCATATCTAAAAGAATTTTTATCGGATCCGCGGGTTGTGGAAATTCCCCGCATCATTTGGTGGTGTATTTTGAATGGCATTATTTTGCCGATTCGCAGTAGCGCTTCAGCAAAAAAATATGCCTCAATTTGGTTGCCGAAATTGGGCTCTCCTTTAATGCATTACTCTCGTTTGCAAGCAAAAGAATTGGGTGAAAAATTTGCCAATCAAGGTCAAGTGGTGTTGGTAGATTTGGCGATGCGGTATGGCCAACCTTCTACTCAGCATGCCCTTGAGGCCCTGCAATCACAAGGGATGGAGCGTCTGTTGCTATTGCCCCTGTATCCACAATATTCAGCAACAACTACTGCCTCTAGTTTTGATGAAGTGTTCCGTGTTTTAGGTACATGGCGCAATCAACCTGAGCTACGTTTAATTAAGTACTATCACGATCATCCTGCGTATATCGCCGCATTGCGGGACCAAGTGCTCAGCGCATGGGATCAAGATGGACGACCTGATTTTTCCCAGGGCGATCGCTTGGTGATGTCCTTTCATGGATTGCCTAAACGCAACTTAATGAAGGGCGACCCCTATCACTGCGAGTGCTTGAAGACTGGCCGTTTATTGGGCGAGTCCCTTGGCTTGGATCCAAGTCAGTATCTGGTTACTTTTCAATCGCGCTTTGGAAAAGCGGAATGGCTCAAGCCTTATACCGCCCCGACAATTGAAAAATTAGCCAAAGAAGGTTGTAAGCGAATAGATATTTTTTGCCCAGGTTTTCCAGCGGATTGTTTGGAGACTCTGGAGGAAATCGCGATGGAAGCGCGTGAAATTTTCTTGGAGCACGGCGGGAAGGACTATCGCTATATCCCTTGCTTAAATAGCAATCCAAGGTGGATCGAAGCGATGTATGAGATCGCACAAGAGCATTTATCTGGCTGGCCTCTTGGTATCGAATCGGAGGCTGATCTGGCTGAGCGTGATCGCCGTGCTGAATTGGTCAAGGCTAGAATTGCTTAA
- the hrcA gene encoding heat-inducible transcriptional repressor HrcA produces MDERSRALLKTLIERYIEEGQPIGSRTLSRFSGLDLSAATIRNVMADLEEMGLVTSPHTSAGRIPTPRGYRLFVDTMVTVRPLEEIAAREVEKGLLPDSPQRVLNSAAQILSNLTHFAGVVMTPKRAQVFKHIEFLRLGEGKILLIMVTPEGDVQNRILPTTQDYTPSQLIEAGNYINTQFAGKSFAEVRAHLVSDLDNLRSDISGLMALALHSGVSDYGMGQGDMLLSGERRLLNVGDLSTNLDKLRKMFDMLEQKSVLMQLLDVSSHADGIQIFIGGESDLLPYEDLAVISAPYSVDGQIVGTLGVIGPTRMAYDRVIPIVDITSKLLSGALSS; encoded by the coding sequence ATGGACGAACGTTCCCGTGCCTTACTGAAAACTCTCATCGAGCGCTATATCGAGGAGGGGCAGCCTATTGGCTCCCGGACCCTCTCGCGCTTTTCGGGTTTGGACCTCTCCGCAGCGACGATTCGCAATGTGATGGCGGATTTGGAGGAGATGGGCTTAGTGACAAGCCCCCACACTTCAGCAGGCCGCATTCCGACCCCAAGGGGTTATCGCTTGTTTGTGGATACGATGGTGACAGTGCGCCCTCTTGAGGAAATTGCCGCCCGTGAGGTGGAAAAAGGACTATTGCCAGACTCTCCGCAGCGGGTTCTGAACTCAGCGGCGCAAATTTTGTCTAATTTGACCCATTTCGCTGGCGTCGTAATGACGCCTAAGCGCGCTCAAGTGTTTAAACACATTGAATTTTTGAGGTTGGGTGAGGGTAAGATCCTGCTCATCATGGTGACACCTGAGGGTGATGTGCAAAATCGCATTCTTCCTACTACCCAGGATTACACGCCCAGTCAGTTAATTGAGGCGGGAAATTACATCAACACTCAGTTCGCAGGGAAGAGTTTTGCCGAAGTGCGTGCGCATCTTGTATCTGATCTTGATAACTTGCGGAGTGATATCTCTGGATTGATGGCCTTAGCCTTGCATAGTGGTGTGAGTGACTATGGCATGGGTCAGGGCGATATGTTGTTATCGGGTGAGCGCCGCCTTCTCAATGTGGGTGATCTCAGCACGAATTTAGATAAGTTGCGCAAGATGTTTGACATGCTTGAGCAGAAATCTGTGCTGATGCAGTTATTGGATGTGTCCAGTCATGCTGATGGCATCCAGATCTTTATTGGCGGGGAGAGTGATTTGCTACCCTACGAAGATTTAGCGGTTATTAGCGCGCCTTATAGTGTTGACGGTCAAATCGTAGGCACTCTTGGGGTGATTGGCCCAACACGGATGGCATACGATCGCGTTATTCCGATTGTCGACATCACTTCTAAGTTGTTATCAGGCGCATTGAGCTCCTGA
- a CDS encoding NAD kinase — translation MLSPSPNSIKKAFSRVALVGKYQADGMQERLNDLAELLAKQGCEVFVEAATASHLGLSAYPIKKVEEFAGAIDLAVVLGGDGTMLGIGRQLAGSNVPLVGINMGRLGYMTDIPIQNVHTVLPQIIAGEYEADTRTLLDAVVLRNNKEINHALALNDVVVNRSGISGMVELAVRVNGSFMYNQRSDGLIVSTPTGSTAYALSAGGPILHPRVAGILLAPIAPHSLSNRPIVLPQDIVASIEVVDGREVIVNFDMQSQTDLQTGDTIEVRQSEKTITLLHPRSHSDYKTLREKLHWNEYPSTF, via the coding sequence ATGTTAAGCCCATCCCCAAATTCCATCAAAAAGGCATTTAGCCGGGTTGCGCTTGTCGGTAAATATCAAGCTGATGGGATGCAAGAGCGCCTCAATGACCTTGCAGAGCTACTGGCCAAACAGGGCTGTGAGGTCTTTGTAGAGGCTGCCACGGCCTCTCATCTTGGTCTAAGCGCCTACCCCATTAAAAAGGTAGAAGAATTCGCTGGAGCCATTGACTTGGCTGTAGTGCTTGGGGGTGACGGAACCATGCTCGGCATTGGCCGCCAATTGGCGGGCAGCAATGTTCCTTTGGTGGGCATCAACATGGGCCGGCTAGGCTACATGACAGACATCCCCATCCAAAATGTCCACACCGTCCTCCCGCAAATCATTGCCGGAGAATACGAAGCGGATACTCGAACACTATTGGACGCGGTCGTTCTTCGCAATAACAAAGAAATTAACCACGCCCTCGCATTAAATGATGTGGTCGTGAATCGATCTGGTATTTCCGGAATGGTTGAGCTTGCCGTTCGAGTGAATGGCTCCTTTATGTATAACCAGCGCTCCGACGGCCTCATTGTGTCAACACCAACTGGTTCCACCGCCTACGCACTGTCAGCTGGCGGCCCCATTCTTCATCCTCGAGTGGCCGGAATTTTGTTGGCACCGATTGCGCCACACTCTTTATCCAATCGCCCCATTGTTTTGCCGCAAGATATCGTGGCAAGCATTGAAGTGGTGGATGGTAGAGAGGTGATTGTGAATTTTGATATGCAATCCCAAACAGATTTACAAACTGGCGACACCATCGAAGTGCGTCAGTCTGAAAAAACAATTACCCTACTTCACCCTCGCAGTCACAGTGACTACAAAACCTTGCGAGAGAAGTTACATTGGAATGAGTATCCATCGACATTTTGA
- the recN gene encoding DNA repair protein RecN, with translation MLQTLALRDFVIVDQLELDFASGFTVLTGETGAGKSILLDALSLVLGERADSSQIREGCNRAEISALFRIDPTQIEHFNHWLDEQGFPSEDDGQSLLLKRTVESNGRSRAFINGSVATLAQLREAGDQLVDIHGQHAHQLLLKGGAQRDLLDRHANHMDLVGEVSQSFRTLSNSRRRLEQAENAGQDIERERERLEWQLEELTELSPQDGEWTAIQSEHARLANGAKIMSGCQEAIDVLSDADNSVESVLSKASSNMSALAEHDSALSDVSQALESAQIQVDEAVHSLNRYLQKLDLDPGRLNEVEERMQALHGAARKYRTEADDLPKLLNETAERLDALTASQNIEALREKVKQEELAYLKLAKQLSQKRSKAALDLGKQVTAAMQDLSMAGGQLEIALQALAEGGVHGLEQIEFLVAGHAGSTPRALAKVASGGELARISLAISVITSKASFTPTLIFDEVDAGIGGAVAETVGKLLRQLGESHQILCVTHLPQVAAQGNHHLKVSKSQAGDKTLSQVSPLGRAERVEEVARMLGGATITDTTRRHARELLEQN, from the coding sequence ATGCTTCAAACTCTCGCACTTCGTGACTTTGTCATTGTTGATCAACTGGAACTAGACTTTGCCTCTGGCTTTACTGTGCTGACTGGCGAAACAGGAGCAGGCAAATCAATCTTGCTAGATGCTCTTAGTCTCGTTCTCGGAGAGCGCGCCGACAGCAGCCAGATTCGGGAAGGCTGTAATCGCGCTGAGATTAGCGCCCTCTTTCGCATTGACCCTACGCAAATAGAGCACTTCAATCATTGGCTGGATGAGCAAGGCTTTCCGAGTGAAGATGATGGTCAAAGCCTGCTTCTCAAAAGAACTGTGGAAAGTAATGGCCGTAGCCGCGCCTTCATTAATGGCAGCGTGGCCACCTTAGCGCAATTAAGGGAAGCTGGAGATCAACTGGTTGATATTCATGGTCAACATGCCCACCAACTTCTACTGAAGGGCGGCGCGCAGCGTGACCTACTGGATCGCCATGCGAATCACATGGACTTGGTTGGGGAAGTTTCCCAGTCCTTCAGAACATTGAGCAATTCACGCCGTCGCCTAGAGCAGGCAGAAAATGCCGGGCAAGATATTGAACGAGAGCGAGAGCGCCTTGAATGGCAACTAGAAGAGTTGACCGAACTCTCTCCACAGGATGGCGAGTGGACGGCAATACAAAGTGAACATGCCCGACTTGCCAATGGCGCGAAAATTATGAGCGGCTGCCAAGAGGCAATTGACGTTTTAAGCGATGCGGACAACTCGGTAGAATCTGTTCTCTCCAAGGCTAGCAGCAATATGAGCGCCCTTGCTGAACATGACTCCGCACTGAGCGATGTTAGCCAAGCCCTCGAGTCCGCTCAAATTCAGGTGGATGAAGCAGTACACAGTCTGAACCGTTATTTGCAAAAACTAGACTTAGATCCTGGACGTCTTAACGAAGTAGAAGAACGCATGCAAGCGCTTCATGGTGCCGCCAGAAAATACCGCACTGAAGCAGACGACTTGCCAAAACTCCTCAACGAAACAGCAGAGCGTTTGGATGCACTGACTGCCTCACAAAATATCGAGGCCCTGCGTGAAAAAGTAAAGCAAGAAGAGCTTGCTTACTTAAAGTTGGCTAAACAGCTTTCTCAAAAACGAAGCAAGGCAGCGCTTGATTTAGGCAAACAAGTTACCGCTGCGATGCAAGATTTATCGATGGCTGGCGGACAACTCGAAATCGCACTGCAAGCCCTCGCTGAAGGTGGCGTCCATGGCCTAGAGCAAATTGAGTTTTTAGTTGCCGGTCATGCCGGTAGTACGCCACGCGCTTTGGCTAAAGTTGCTTCTGGTGGCGAACTTGCCCGTATTAGCTTAGCGATTAGCGTGATCACCAGTAAAGCCTCATTTACGCCGACACTGATATTTGATGAAGTGGATGCCGGGATTGGTGGTGCGGTAGCGGAGACAGTTGGAAAGTTATTGCGACAACTGGGCGAATCACATCAAATACTCTGCGTTACCCACCTTCCGCAAGTTGCCGCTCAAGGTAATCACCACCTCAAAGTCAGTAAATCCCAGGCGGGAGATAAAACCCTCTCTCAAGTTAGCCCTCTCGGAAGAGCGGAGCGCGTTGAAGAGGTTGCTCGCATGCTGGGGGGCGCGACCATTACTGACACTACACGCCGTCACGCTCGCGAACTGCTAGAACAGAATTAA
- the glnE gene encoding bifunctional [glutamate--ammonia ligase]-adenylyl-L-tyrosine phosphorylase/[glutamate--ammonia-ligase] adenylyltransferase, translating into MTDFSSQIEFLTQHSTYAQRWLNARPDWLDWLKTQGAQKVDINGIRELLSPCQASVAMESQDEAQFMADLRLARQRLMLWVAFRDLNGLADLSEVTHALSHFAEEAVALSIAYIREDLRRRFGLPWSSVTNSEMPLMVVGMGKLGGLELNLSSDIDLIFLYEHEGETQGAPKSLSYHEWFTRMGKRLIKLLAEHDANGFVFRVDMRLRPNGDSGPLVCSLDMLEEYLLVQGREWERYAWIKGRLISPLPGSADFAYCEKELDQLIRPFVYRRHLDYGVIASIRELHAQIQHEAEKRSSNHHGRSKDIKLGRGGIREIEFLAQMFQLMRGGTDPRFRIRPTLEVLELVRQQGILPANEIEALKEAYIYLRRLEHRIQVWEDQQTHYLPEDDVARTRLASSMAGSHQDQLVLLSELEKHQTEVARLFEKAFVLDDSARLDSASLPVGWEPDAVLFPGSLTRWLAWTDSHKQKQLPEKSRLIFNNLIRKAADSLKAEGLPPEIADLTLLRFFDLLEAIARRSAYLSILSEYPKALLNVLALLKTSQWGAQYLTRHPHLLDYLLNSRTEKTLIEQPEQYWSEVKKTLDMRLDDVMADGDGSEQAMDILRITHHTETFITLLADLGIGVEQALSVEKVSDHLSALADLILQTTFERVWPSVAKKFNLAAQLDAPFAVISYGKLGGKELGYASDLDLVFLYQAEESDFSAQEIYALLAKRMINWLTAYTSAGSLFEIDTRLRPNGSAGFLVTNADAFKKYQLREGDNAAWVWEHQALTRARFSAGNAGVGAFFDGVRSEVLSQERDIEQLRFEILEMRRKVHAGHPNPSTEFDLKHDAGGMVDIEFIVQFLVLAYSHSFPQLIGNLGNIALLRIAGETGLVPAQLAQQVADAYRLLRARQHRLRLDGAEKTRVDLIAEPQLVEAREAVLDLWQQIFHASSNV; encoded by the coding sequence ATGACAGATTTTTCCAGCCAAATTGAATTTTTGACGCAACACTCGACTTATGCGCAGCGTTGGCTAAATGCTCGCCCCGATTGGCTAGATTGGCTCAAGACCCAAGGCGCTCAAAAAGTCGATATCAATGGAATTCGGGAGTTATTGAGCCCCTGCCAAGCATCTGTTGCAATGGAGAGTCAGGATGAGGCGCAATTTATGGCTGATTTGCGGCTTGCAAGGCAGCGGCTGATGTTGTGGGTTGCTTTTCGGGATCTGAATGGGTTGGCTGATTTATCTGAGGTCACTCATGCCCTCAGTCATTTTGCAGAGGAGGCGGTTGCCTTATCTATTGCGTACATTCGGGAGGACCTCCGGCGTCGATTCGGCCTTCCTTGGAGCTCCGTGACAAACTCTGAAATGCCTTTAATGGTTGTGGGGATGGGGAAATTGGGTGGCCTGGAGCTCAATCTTTCCTCGGATATCGATTTAATCTTTTTGTATGAGCATGAGGGTGAAACGCAGGGAGCTCCTAAAAGCCTGTCGTACCACGAGTGGTTTACACGCATGGGTAAGCGCTTGATTAAGTTGTTGGCAGAGCATGATGCCAATGGTTTTGTATTCCGGGTGGATATGCGCTTGCGACCCAACGGGGATTCCGGCCCTTTGGTTTGCAGTCTAGATATGTTGGAAGAATATTTGCTGGTTCAGGGGCGCGAGTGGGAGCGCTATGCCTGGATTAAAGGTCGTTTAATTTCCCCCCTGCCAGGATCCGCTGATTTTGCTTATTGTGAAAAAGAGTTGGATCAGTTAATTCGTCCTTTTGTGTATCGACGCCATTTGGATTATGGTGTGATCGCCTCCATTCGTGAGTTGCACGCGCAAATACAGCATGAAGCGGAAAAGCGCTCCTCAAATCACCATGGTCGTTCAAAAGATATTAAGTTAGGCCGTGGGGGTATTCGGGAAATCGAGTTCTTGGCGCAAATGTTTCAGCTAATGCGCGGGGGTACAGATCCGCGTTTTAGAATCCGCCCAACTCTAGAGGTGCTTGAGCTTGTCAGACAGCAGGGCATTTTGCCTGCTAATGAGATTGAAGCCTTAAAGGAGGCCTACATTTATTTGCGTCGCTTAGAGCATCGCATCCAGGTGTGGGAGGATCAACAAACACATTATTTGCCTGAAGATGATGTAGCGCGCACCCGTCTGGCATCAAGCATGGCCGGCTCCCATCAGGACCAGCTTGTTCTATTAAGTGAACTTGAAAAACATCAGACAGAAGTGGCACGCTTATTTGAAAAAGCATTTGTGCTCGATGACAGTGCGCGCTTGGATAGCGCTTCTTTGCCTGTTGGCTGGGAGCCTGATGCGGTGCTTTTCCCTGGGTCCTTAACGCGCTGGCTAGCATGGACCGATAGTCACAAACAAAAACAACTGCCAGAGAAAAGCCGTCTGATTTTTAATAATCTGATCCGTAAGGCGGCCGACAGTCTAAAGGCTGAAGGGTTGCCTCCAGAAATCGCAGATTTAACCTTGCTGCGCTTTTTTGATTTGCTAGAGGCAATCGCTCGGCGTAGTGCTTATTTGTCCATCTTATCCGAGTATCCAAAGGCCTTGTTGAATGTCTTGGCTTTATTAAAGACCTCACAATGGGGTGCGCAATATCTGACGCGTCATCCACATTTACTGGATTATTTGCTGAACTCCAGAACTGAAAAAACGTTGATTGAGCAGCCCGAGCAATATTGGAGCGAAGTCAAAAAGACTTTGGATATGCGTTTGGATGATGTCATGGCTGATGGAGATGGCTCCGAGCAGGCGATGGATATCTTGCGCATCACTCACCATACCGAAACCTTTATTACCTTGCTAGCTGATCTGGGTATCGGAGTCGAGCAAGCCTTATCCGTAGAAAAAGTGAGCGATCATTTATCCGCACTAGCCGATCTCATACTGCAGACGACTTTTGAGCGCGTGTGGCCTAGCGTAGCCAAGAAGTTTAATTTAGCTGCGCAGTTGGATGCGCCATTTGCAGTGATTTCCTATGGAAAGTTAGGCGGCAAGGAGTTGGGTTATGCCTCCGATTTGGATTTAGTATTTTTGTATCAAGCAGAAGAGTCTGACTTTTCCGCTCAGGAAATTTATGCGCTATTAGCTAAACGCATGATCAATTGGCTAACTGCCTACACTTCGGCGGGTAGTTTGTTTGAAATTGATACCCGTTTACGACCCAATGGCTCAGCTGGATTTTTGGTGACCAATGCCGATGCATTTAAGAAGTATCAGTTGCGTGAAGGCGACAATGCTGCCTGGGTATGGGAGCATCAAGCGCTGACACGCGCTCGATTCTCCGCAGGTAATGCAGGGGTAGGGGCATTCTTCGACGGCGTTCGTTCTGAGGTGCTAAGTCAAGAACGTGATATCGAGCAATTACGTTTTGAAATTTTAGAAATGCGTCGCAAGGTTCACGCTGGCCACCCTAATCCTAGTACGGAGTTTGACTTAAAGCATGATGCTGGAGGGATGGTTGATATTGAGTTTATCGTCCAATTTTTAGTGCTGGCCTATTCGCACTCATTCCCGCAGTTGATTGGTAATTTAGGCAATATTGCCTTGCTCCGTATTGCAGGTGAGACTGGATTGGTTCCGGCGCAGCTGGCTCAACAGGTGGCAGATGCTTATCGTTTATTAAGGGCACGGCAACACCGTCTACGTTTAGACGGAGCTGAAAAGACTAGAGTGGATTTGATTGCAGAGCCGCAGTTGGTGGAGGCGAGAGAGGCGGTACTGGACTTATGGCAGCAAATTTTTCATGCGTCTTCCAATGTTTGA